Proteins encoded together in one Ancylothrix sp. D3o window:
- a CDS encoding DUF5895 domain-containing protein: protein MTKNIQSNQAIPVNQAVPVNQAIPGNQAVQDNQLLPSNESLPENEVVTNEFNEFCSPAFIDPNGRLPRIQAVRGEDPKQFGYFVPFSEMASSRLVRF from the coding sequence ATGACCAAGAATATCCAAAGTAATCAAGCAATCCCAGTTAATCAGGCAGTCCCAGTTAATCAGGCAATCCCTGGTAATCAGGCAGTCCAAGATAATCAACTGTTACCAAGCAATGAATCGTTACCAGAAAATGAAGTAGTAACAAACGAATTTAATGAATTTTGTAGTCCAGCCTTCATAGATCCGAATGGCCGGCTTCCTCGGATTCAAGCAGTACGCGGAGAAGACCCCAAACAATTCGGTTATTTCGTACCCTTCTCTGAAATGGCATCCAGCCGGTTGGTCAGATTTTGA